A region from the Stutzerimonas stutzeri genome encodes:
- a CDS encoding transglycosylase SLT domain-containing protein — MSIVSLPQHLASLRNRADGPAAARRQQLEVVAEQFEARFLQQILKQMRKAGDVLGAGNPMRSRELDTMRDFYDEVLADTLAGKRQTGIADMLVQQLGGEAGGAPAPTALASHAGSGLQSGGLHALRGTWQRGVDALDSAWESGKAGFKSLVDSVIKHESSGNIAAVSPKGARGLMQLMPGTARDMAAELGLPFSEARLTSDAEYNKRLGSAYLNKMLDRYDGHQALALAAYNAGPGRVDEWLKSHGDPRKGEIGTGAWVQKIPYAETRDYTRKILDDLRAAVPRQAEPRAQLQAVPPVAPSPLNSAADAVALSSQQHRVVGGGHLSVAFAQPIRIESKEVVS, encoded by the coding sequence ATGAGCATCGTATCCCTCCCGCAACACCTCGCTTCCCTGCGCAATCGCGCCGACGGCCCGGCCGCGGCGCGGCGCCAGCAGCTGGAAGTCGTCGCCGAGCAATTCGAGGCGAGGTTCCTGCAGCAGATCCTCAAGCAGATGCGCAAGGCCGGCGACGTGCTCGGTGCCGGCAACCCGATGCGCAGCCGCGAGCTGGACACCATGCGTGACTTCTATGACGAAGTGCTGGCTGACACCCTGGCTGGCAAACGCCAGACGGGGATCGCCGACATGCTGGTACAACAGCTCGGCGGTGAGGCCGGCGGCGCGCCGGCGCCGACCGCATTGGCCAGCCACGCCGGTAGCGGTTTGCAGAGCGGTGGTTTGCACGCGCTGCGCGGCACCTGGCAGCGCGGCGTCGATGCACTGGACAGTGCCTGGGAAAGCGGCAAGGCCGGCTTCAAGTCGCTGGTCGACAGCGTCATCAAGCATGAGTCCAGCGGCAATATCGCCGCCGTCTCGCCCAAGGGTGCGCGCGGCCTGATGCAGCTGATGCCCGGCACCGCCCGGGACATGGCCGCCGAACTCGGTTTGCCGTTCAGCGAGGCACGCCTGACCAGCGATGCCGAATACAACAAGCGCCTCGGCAGCGCCTACCTGAACAAGATGCTCGACCGCTACGACGGTCACCAGGCGCTGGCGCTGGCCGCCTACAACGCCGGGCCCGGGCGGGTGGACGAATGGCTGAAGAGCCATGGCGATCCCCGCAAGGGTGAGATCGGCACCGGCGCCTGGGTGCAGAAGATCCCTTATGCGGAAACCCGCGACTACACCCGCAAGATCCTCGACGATCTGCGCGCTGCTGTGCCTCGGCAGGCCGAACCGCGGGCTCAGCTGCAGGCCGTTCCGCCTGTTGCGCCATCGCCGCTTAATTCCGCCGCCGATGCGGTCGCTCTTTCTAGCCAACAGCATCGAGTTGTTGGCGGTGGCCACCTGTCCGTGGCGTTCGCACAACCGATCCGCATCGAGTCGAAGGAAGTCGTGTCGTGA
- the flgL gene encoding flagellar hook-associated protein FlgL — translation MRISNAQITAMMHGSMNTSSEKLGKLMQQMATGERMLLPSDDPISAVRVLRIEREEATLTQYRTNIANVAGNLSKQEANLKAASDSMLNVRDLLLWAANGSNTSDDLAAIANELGNLEKTILSFANVRDEEGRYLFSGTLSDRPAITFDAATQSYQLTGNDQYRQAAVANGVLVEENVTAAQVFGGGVGMLNDLNALVKMLADPALDASDPAVRASVTATLNSLDKTHGDLLGAVSELGGRQNTLTLLLSSNEDVSLVNKKIEGELSQLDYATASIDLNNYQLSLQATQKTYLKINGLSLFGML, via the coding sequence ATGCGCATCTCCAACGCCCAGATCACCGCCATGATGCACGGCTCGATGAACACCAGCTCCGAGAAGCTCGGCAAGCTGATGCAGCAGATGGCCACCGGCGAGCGCATGCTGCTGCCCTCGGACGACCCGATCTCTGCCGTGCGCGTGCTGCGTATCGAGCGCGAGGAAGCGACGCTGACCCAATACCGCACCAACATCGCCAACGTCGCCGGCAACCTGTCCAAGCAGGAAGCCAACCTCAAGGCGGCGTCGGACTCCATGCTCAACGTGCGCGACCTGCTGCTGTGGGCCGCCAACGGCAGCAACACCAGCGACGACCTGGCGGCCATCGCCAACGAGCTGGGCAATCTGGAGAAGACCATTCTCAGTTTCGCCAATGTGCGTGACGAAGAAGGCCGCTACCTGTTCTCCGGCACCCTCAGCGATCGGCCGGCGATCACCTTCGATGCCGCTACCCAGAGCTACCAGCTGACCGGCAACGATCAATACCGCCAGGCGGCAGTCGCCAATGGCGTACTGGTCGAGGAAAATGTCACCGCCGCGCAGGTGTTCGGTGGCGGCGTCGGCATGCTCAACGACCTCAACGCCTTGGTGAAAATGCTCGCCGACCCGGCGCTGGACGCCAGCGATCCCGCGGTACGGGCGAGCGTCACCGCCACGCTCAACAGTCTCGACAAGACCCACGGCGACCTGCTCGGCGCGGTCTCGGAGCTGGGCGGCCGGCAGAACACCCTGACGCTGCTGTTGAGCAGCAACGAGGACGTCTCGCTGGTGAACAAGAAGATCGAAGGCGAACTGTCGCAGCTCGACTACGCCACCGCCAGCATCGATCTGAACAACTACCAGCTGTCGCTGCAGGCGACGCAGAAGACCTATTTGAAGATCAACGGGCTGTCGCTGTTCGGCATGCTCTGA
- the flgK gene encoding flagellar hook-associated protein FlgK, which translates to MSILGQIGYSGVRASQIALSATGQNIANVNTPGFSRLRPDLQSLGGQTAVSIGGGVQVGSIRRLSNDFQNQQLWRAGTDQNYFNTSQQYLTALEGLIDSEGSSVSVGLDNFFAALSEASSTPESIALRQQIIGESKQLAQRFNGLNSNIGTQLNALQGQRVAMTSEINGLSGNIAELNAQIREMESSGRDTATLRDYRENLVKDLSQYAGIRVQEASDGTLNVLLANGQPLVAGATAGQLKINANLAGEQEMTLVFAKTTFPLNQQGIGGSLGGLYDMEYGALRPAQQDLHDMASAVASMINDALAGGFDLNGNPGQPLFSYNAGSTSGMLAVNALGASELAFSDTAGEVGNNKTLLAMLELKSAGVTVAGESVPLNDAYAGLVGRVASASRQNQADLRAATTVAEQAQAQRDSVSAVNLDEEAVNLMAYEQAYQANMKVISTSNDLFNAVLAMF; encoded by the coding sequence GTGAGTATTTTGGGTCAAATTGGCTACAGCGGCGTTCGCGCCTCGCAGATCGCCCTGTCGGCGACCGGGCAGAACATCGCCAACGTCAACACGCCCGGCTTCAGCCGGCTGCGGCCAGACCTGCAATCGCTCGGCGGGCAGACGGCGGTCAGCATCGGCGGCGGGGTGCAGGTCGGCAGTATTCGGCGCCTGTCCAACGACTTCCAGAATCAGCAGCTCTGGCGCGCCGGCACCGACCAGAACTACTTCAATACCAGCCAGCAGTACCTGACCGCGCTCGAAGGCCTGATCGACAGTGAAGGCTCGAGCGTCAGTGTCGGCCTGGACAACTTCTTCGCCGCGCTCAGCGAAGCCAGTTCCACGCCGGAATCCATTGCCCTGCGCCAGCAGATCATCGGCGAGTCGAAGCAATTGGCACAGCGCTTCAACGGGCTGAACAGCAACATCGGCACTCAGCTCAACGCCCTGCAGGGCCAACGCGTGGCGATGACCAGCGAGATCAACGGGCTGTCCGGCAATATCGCCGAGTTGAATGCGCAGATTCGCGAGATGGAGTCCTCGGGCCGCGATACCGCGACCCTGCGCGACTACCGCGAGAATCTGGTCAAGGATCTCAGCCAGTACGCCGGTATTCGCGTGCAGGAAGCGTCGGACGGCACCCTGAACGTCTTGCTGGCCAACGGTCAGCCGCTGGTAGCCGGAGCAACGGCGGGTCAGCTGAAGATCAATGCCAATCTCGCCGGCGAGCAGGAGATGACGCTGGTCTTCGCCAAGACCACCTTCCCGCTCAACCAGCAGGGCATCGGTGGTTCACTTGGCGGCCTCTACGACATGGAATACGGCGCGCTGCGCCCGGCTCAGCAGGATTTGCATGACATGGCCTCGGCCGTGGCGAGCATGATCAACGACGCCCTCGCCGGCGGTTTCGACCTCAACGGCAATCCCGGCCAGCCGCTGTTCAGCTATAACGCGGGCAGCACCAGCGGCATGCTGGCGGTCAATGCGCTGGGCGCCTCGGAGTTGGCCTTCTCCGACACCGCAGGCGAGGTGGGCAACAACAAGACCCTGCTCGCCATGCTCGAACTCAAATCGGCGGGCGTCACGGTCGCTGGCGAATCGGTGCCGCTCAACGATGCCTACGCCGGCCTGGTTGGCCGCGTCGCCAGTGCCAGCCGGCAGAACCAGGCCGATCTGCGTGCCGCGACCACCGTAGCCGAGCAGGCCCAGGCCCAGCGCGACAGCGTCAGCGCGGTCAACCTGGACGAGGAGGCCGTCAACCTCATGGCCTACGAGCAGGCCTACCAGGCCAACATGAAGGTCATCAGCACTTCCAACGATCTGTTCAACGCCGTCCTGGCGATGTTCTGA
- a CDS encoding lactonase family protein has product MRGSTPITSFIRLGVAAAFLTFSLTGAAAPMYQLLVGSYTSEGNSEGIYRMQFDAENGQIAPQPLQVVRTHNPSWLLLDLNRNRLYAANENGPGHPDPVGRVSAFMIAPNSGKLSPLAQQLTLGDEPTHLSQSRDGRYLFVSNYGSSANPGGSLAVMPTANDGTLMPVTQIAAHKASEVHPQRQQSAHVHSAVMSPDGKTLFVSDLGADKIFVYRYDSTNAERPLSPADPAFISLPDGSGPRHLVFSPDGLQAYATLELSAQVARFDHVDGGLVQRQLVDMAAEGDTAKHSPGAIHLSPDGRFLYASDRAETNRIMVYAIEENANVREIQARDSEGREPREFAIDPSGRFMLIANQKSDALVVVQRDPDSGLLGDTLQTLPMSRPSDLKFIDRSVR; this is encoded by the coding sequence ATGCGCGGTTCCACGCCGATTACTTCATTCATCCGTCTCGGCGTTGCCGCGGCATTTCTGACCTTCAGCCTCACGGGAGCGGCGGCACCCATGTATCAGTTACTCGTCGGCAGCTACACCAGCGAAGGGAACAGCGAAGGCATCTACCGGATGCAGTTCGACGCCGAGAACGGCCAGATCGCACCCCAGCCGCTGCAAGTGGTACGTACCCACAATCCGTCCTGGCTGCTGCTGGACCTGAACCGCAACCGGCTCTATGCGGCCAACGAGAACGGGCCGGGACATCCCGATCCGGTGGGCCGAGTGAGCGCCTTCATGATCGCGCCGAACAGCGGCAAGCTGTCGCCGCTGGCCCAGCAGCTGACCCTCGGCGACGAACCCACGCACCTGAGCCAGAGCCGCGACGGCCGTTACCTGTTCGTCTCCAACTACGGCTCCAGCGCCAACCCCGGCGGCAGCTTGGCCGTGATGCCCACGGCCAACGACGGGACACTCATGCCCGTTACCCAGATCGCCGCGCACAAGGCCAGCGAAGTGCATCCGCAACGCCAACAGTCGGCCCACGTGCATTCGGCGGTGATGTCGCCCGACGGCAAGACCCTGTTCGTCAGTGATCTGGGCGCGGACAAGATCTTCGTTTATCGCTACGACTCGACCAATGCCGAGCGCCCGCTGTCACCCGCCGACCCGGCCTTCATCAGCCTGCCGGACGGCAGCGGCCCGCGTCATCTGGTATTCAGCCCGGACGGTTTGCAGGCATACGCGACCCTGGAACTGAGCGCTCAGGTGGCGCGTTTCGATCATGTCGATGGCGGCCTGGTGCAGCGCCAGCTGGTGGACATGGCCGCCGAGGGGGACACCGCCAAGCATTCGCCGGGCGCGATCCATCTCTCGCCGGACGGCCGCTTCCTCTATGCCAGCGACCGCGCCGAGACCAACCGCATCATGGTCTATGCCATCGAGGAGAACGCCAATGTGCGCGAAATCCAGGCGCGCGACAGCGAAGGCCGCGAACCGCGCGAGTTCGCCATCGACCCGAGCGGGCGGTTCATGCTCATCGCCAATCAGAAGAGCGATGCGTTGGTGGTGGTGCAGCGCGACCCCGACAGCGGGCTGCTGGGCGATACCCTGCAAACCCTGCCCATGAGCCGGCCATCGGACCTGAAGTTCATCGACCGCAGCGTACGCTGA
- a CDS encoding YciI family protein, with the protein MRYLCLVYLDETALAGLSLAARAALEAESHDYREGLQRSGRLIIGEALQPTLSATTLRMQGDQLLLRDGPAVGACEQPSAFYLFEAADLNDAILLASRIPPVRLGYAEVRALPPRAPP; encoded by the coding sequence ATGCGTTATCTATGCCTGGTTTATCTCGATGAGACCGCCTTGGCGGGCCTGTCGCTGGCCGCCCGCGCGGCACTGGAGGCCGAATCGCACGATTACCGCGAAGGGCTGCAGCGAAGCGGCCGGCTGATCATCGGCGAGGCGCTGCAGCCGACCCTCAGTGCCACCACCTTGCGCATGCAGGGCGACCAACTCCTGCTGCGCGACGGGCCGGCCGTCGGAGCGTGCGAGCAACCCTCGGCCTTCTATCTGTTCGAGGCGGCCGATCTCAACGACGCCATCCTGCTGGCCTCACGCATTCCGCCGGTGCGCCTGGGTTACGCCGAAGTGCGGGCGCTGCCACCGCGCGCGCCGCCGTGA
- a CDS encoding YciI family protein → MKYLCLVYYDEQRVDAMTDEQWLALVDQCMANSARLQESGHFVAGEPLQSVRTAKTVRVREGAGSVVDGPFAETREQLAGFYLLEAADFDEAVKLAAKIPPAALGSIEVRPLRQLPDR, encoded by the coding sequence ATGAAATACCTGTGCCTCGTCTACTACGACGAACAACGCGTGGACGCCATGACCGACGAGCAGTGGCTCGCGCTGGTCGACCAGTGCATGGCCAACAGCGCACGCCTGCAAGAAAGCGGACATTTCGTCGCCGGCGAGCCGCTGCAATCGGTACGCACCGCCAAGACCGTACGGGTACGCGAAGGCGCGGGCTCGGTGGTCGACGGCCCCTTCGCCGAAACCCGCGAGCAGCTGGCCGGCTTCTACCTGCTGGAGGCGGCCGACTTCGACGAGGCGGTGAAACTGGCGGCGAAGATTCCGCCGGCGGCGCTGGGCAGCATCGAGGTGCGCCCGCTG
- a CDS encoding flagellar basal body P-ring protein FlgI, with protein MTSFVRPFKLFLAAVALWQLPAQAVPLMDLVDVEGIRGNQLIGYGLVVGLDGTGDKNQVKFTSQSVANMIKQFGVNLPPNVDPKLKNVAAVTITATVPPSYSAGQTVDVTVSSLGDAKSLRGGQLLMTPLQGVDGEIYALAQGAVIVGGANAEGASGSKIAINTSNSGLIPNGATVERMIPSDFTERPDVMLNVRQPSFQTVSRVVDAVDAYFGKGTATALNATKVSIRAPVTSTQRMSFMAMLERLEVEEGRTRPKVVFNSRTGTVVVGEGVRVKAAAVAHGSLTVTISERPQVSQPNPLSGGQTVVTPQSDVSIEQDRKAMFKWPEGASLESIISTINSLGATPDDVMSILQSLERAGALNAELIVM; from the coding sequence ATGACTAGCTTCGTGCGACCTTTCAAGCTGTTCCTCGCCGCCGTCGCGCTGTGGCAATTGCCGGCCCAGGCCGTGCCGCTGATGGACCTGGTGGATGTCGAAGGCATCCGCGGCAACCAGCTGATCGGCTACGGCCTGGTCGTGGGTCTCGATGGCACCGGTGACAAGAACCAGGTCAAGTTCACCAGCCAATCGGTGGCGAACATGATCAAGCAGTTCGGTGTGAACCTGCCGCCGAACGTCGACCCGAAGCTGAAGAACGTCGCCGCGGTGACCATTACCGCCACCGTGCCGCCGTCCTACAGTGCCGGCCAGACGGTGGACGTCACGGTGTCCTCGCTGGGCGACGCCAAGAGCCTGCGTGGCGGCCAGCTGCTGATGACCCCGCTGCAGGGCGTCGACGGTGAAATCTATGCCCTGGCCCAGGGCGCGGTGATCGTCGGCGGTGCCAATGCCGAAGGTGCCAGCGGCTCGAAGATCGCCATCAATACTTCCAACAGCGGCCTGATCCCCAACGGCGCCACGGTTGAACGAATGATTCCCAGCGACTTCACCGAGCGCCCGGACGTGATGCTCAACGTACGCCAGCCAAGCTTCCAGACCGTCAGCCGGGTGGTCGATGCGGTGGACGCCTATTTCGGCAAGGGCACCGCCACCGCGCTGAACGCCACCAAGGTGTCGATCCGCGCGCCGGTCACCAGCACCCAGCGCATGAGCTTCATGGCCATGCTCGAGCGCCTGGAAGTGGAAGAGGGTCGTACCCGGCCGAAAGTGGTGTTCAACAGCCGCACCGGCACCGTGGTGGTGGGCGAGGGCGTACGGGTCAAGGCCGCCGCAGTGGCCCATGGCAGCCTGACCGTGACCATCAGCGAGCGCCCCCAGGTCAGCCAGCCCAACCCCTTGTCCGGCGGCCAGACCGTGGTTACGCCGCAATCGGACGTCTCCATCGAGCAGGACCGCAAGGCCATGTTCAAGTGGCCGGAGGGCGCCAGCCTGGAAAGCATCATCAGCACCATCAACAGTCTCGGCGCTACGCCCGACGACGTGATGAGCATTCTCCAGTCGCTGGAACGCGCCGGCGCACTGAACGCTGAACTGATCGTGATGTAA
- a CDS encoding YybH family protein, translating to MNTASDIQNGETRIRELMVEFEQAVAVKDLDRIMAQYAADVVAFDAVGELQFKGADTYRAHWQRCFDFCQGEGFFKIGDVDVVASGDLAFSYSLNHCGGTNDKGEMQTAWMRGTRCWRLQGGGWKVVHEHFSMPFDMATGQACFDLKP from the coding sequence ATGAACACTGCAAGCGATATTCAGAACGGCGAAACCCGTATCCGCGAACTGATGGTCGAGTTCGAACAGGCCGTTGCGGTCAAGGATCTCGATCGGATCATGGCCCAGTACGCGGCCGACGTCGTGGCCTTCGATGCGGTCGGCGAATTGCAGTTCAAGGGTGCCGATACCTATCGCGCCCACTGGCAGCGCTGCTTCGACTTCTGCCAGGGCGAGGGCTTTTTCAAGATCGGCGACGTCGATGTCGTTGCCAGCGGCGACCTGGCCTTCAGTTATTCGCTCAACCACTGCGGCGGCACCAATGACAAAGGCGAGATGCAGACCGCCTGGATGCGCGGCACGCGCTGCTGGCGCCTGCAGGGCGGCGGCTGGAAGGTCGTGCACGAGCACTTCTCGATGCCGTTCGACATGGCCACCGGCCAGGCTTGTTTCGACCTCAAACCCTGA